A section of the Chryseobacterium ginsenosidimutans genome encodes:
- a CDS encoding DUF4292 domain-containing protein produces the protein MKNWIIVLLLLFVVTSCKTKNSARKKDNNIKIDSTYVLEENKTPRDVNEPVSDKLAFYEHVIPQPQFEQIKISSKINVETGSFVPTLDATVYIEKDKKVWMNLTAFLFTVARGIATPDGIKGQDKTSKAYIDSDFDYLNNLLNVNFIDYKSLEKILLGRTFVKINDSQFTLTRNAQGFKMASNVNQKIVTDEKTREYKIVLQYDKNYDLLNVNLKDVLSPDEMDVSYDNWEEINGIRLPRNVKIIIKGSKSSQILMENTKFDFSRMDTPYSVPSSYKKIEIK, from the coding sequence ATGAAAAACTGGATCATAGTACTATTATTACTATTTGTGGTCACTTCTTGCAAAACAAAGAATTCCGCCAGAAAAAAAGATAATAATATCAAAATTGATAGTACTTACGTTTTAGAAGAAAACAAAACCCCGCGAGATGTAAATGAACCGGTAAGCGATAAACTTGCATTCTATGAACATGTAATTCCACAGCCTCAGTTTGAACAGATCAAAATAAGCAGTAAGATAAATGTGGAAACAGGAAGTTTTGTTCCGACACTTGACGCTACAGTTTATATTGAAAAGGACAAGAAAGTATGGATGAACCTTACGGCATTTTTATTCACAGTCGCCCGCGGAATTGCCACTCCTGACGGGATAAAAGGACAAGACAAGACGTCTAAAGCCTACATCGATTCAGACTTTGATTACCTTAATAATTTGCTGAATGTAAATTTTATCGATTATAAATCCTTAGAAAAAATTCTGCTCGGAAGAACGTTTGTTAAGATTAACGATTCTCAATTTACACTGACAAGAAATGCACAGGGTTTTAAAATGGCATCCAATGTTAATCAAAAAATAGTAACAGACGAAAAAACAAGAGAATATAAAATTGTTTTACAGTATGATAAAAACTATGATTTGCTGAATGTAAACCTAAAGGATGTTTTATCTCCTGATGAGATGGATGTTTCTTACGACAATTGGGAAGAAATCAATGGCATTCGGCTTCCTAGAAATGTTAAAATAATTATAAAAGGCTCAAAAAGCAGTCAGATTTTAATGGAAAATACGAAATTTGACTTTTCGAGGATGGATACACCCTATTCTGTACCATCTAGTTATAAGAAAATTGAGATTAAATGA
- a CDS encoding murein hydrolase activator EnvC family protein, translating to MIKKFSFLIGILLFGFHNGQVQKKEQLQKQNAELKKQIAQINTDLAKTRNESKLSVAYLDNVNKKLALREKVYTNTQKEKRFIEDDIYLRQLEINRQNKDLKVLRENYAKVLVNAYKNKGVQNKVTFILSAKNMGEAIRRVQYLKQYSDYQDKKAAEITNAAAKIKQAINQKQNSVKEKANLLTSQQKDLATISVERAQKEQLVIDFKKNESKLTSELRQKQTQSKALEGQIRSIIAEEIRIAKAEEEARKKAEAEKIRLAKIAADREKARIEAENKARAQALERERLLAEAEVKKASELAAKRSEEERKRNEEAAKSEATARDEARKVAAKKASDEATAKAKEASVKLVAAKAAEAALEKKKEDDKKAAETKAMTNYGVTTVAGSNFADNKGRLGYPADRIGQITHRFGRHPHPVFKNIDEENNGIKISVSSGTRAKSVFPGTVSSVIASSDGTKTVMLKHGNYFTIYSNLGSVSVSKGQQVSAGTILGVVGQDFDGTYTLDFQVWNGGTPVDPLGWVSY from the coding sequence ATGATTAAAAAATTTAGCTTTTTAATAGGTATTCTACTGTTTGGATTCCATAACGGACAGGTTCAGAAGAAGGAACAGCTGCAAAAACAAAATGCCGAACTTAAAAAACAAATTGCACAAATAAATACAGATTTAGCAAAGACCAGAAATGAATCTAAACTTTCTGTTGCTTACCTTGATAACGTTAATAAAAAATTAGCGTTACGAGAAAAGGTATATACCAATACACAGAAGGAAAAAAGATTTATTGAAGATGATATTTACCTTCGTCAGTTAGAAATTAACCGCCAAAATAAAGATCTAAAAGTTCTTAGAGAGAATTATGCTAAAGTTTTAGTAAATGCTTACAAAAACAAAGGCGTACAAAATAAAGTTACCTTCATTCTTTCTGCCAAAAATATGGGAGAAGCAATCCGAAGGGTTCAATATCTTAAACAATACTCTGATTATCAAGATAAAAAAGCTGCAGAAATCACAAATGCAGCGGCTAAAATTAAGCAGGCAATTAATCAGAAACAAAATTCTGTAAAAGAGAAAGCAAATCTATTGACTAGCCAACAGAAAGATTTGGCAACAATTAGTGTTGAAAGAGCTCAAAAAGAACAGCTGGTAATTGATTTCAAGAAAAATGAATCTAAATTAACATCAGAATTAAGACAAAAGCAGACACAGTCTAAGGCATTGGAAGGACAGATAAGATCCATCATTGCCGAAGAAATAAGAATAGCAAAAGCTGAGGAAGAAGCAAGGAAAAAAGCTGAGGCAGAAAAAATTCGTCTGGCAAAAATAGCGGCTGACAGAGAAAAAGCCAGAATTGAAGCAGAAAACAAAGCAAGAGCTCAAGCCTTGGAAAGAGAAAGGCTGCTTGCAGAAGCAGAAGTAAAAAAAGCCTCAGAATTAGCAGCAAAAAGATCTGAAGAAGAAAGAAAAAGGAATGAAGAAGCTGCAAAAAGTGAAGCAACAGCAAGAGACGAAGCCAGAAAAGTAGCTGCAAAAAAAGCTTCTGACGAAGCAACTGCAAAAGCAAAAGAAGCTTCTGTAAAATTAGTTGCAGCAAAAGCCGCCGAAGCCGCATTAGAAAAGAAAAAAGAAGACGATAAAAAAGCTGCAGAAACAAAGGCAATGACCAATTATGGTGTTACTACTGTAGCCGGAAGTAATTTTGCAGATAATAAAGGAAGATTAGGATATCCTGCCGATAGAATAGGACAGATTACTCACCGTTTCGGAAGACATCCTCATCCCGTTTTTAAAAATATTGATGAAGAAAATAACGGTATTAAAATCTCTGTATCATCAGGAACACGTGCAAAATCAGTATTTCCCGGAACTGTATCTTCTGTCATAGCAAGCAGTGACGGCACGAAAACAGTTATGTTGAAACATGGCAATTATTTCACTATTTATTCCAACCTGGGAAGTGTAAGTGTTTCCAAAGGGCAGCAAGTTTCTGCGGGAACTATTTTGGGTGTTGTAGGTCAGGATTTCGACGGCACGTATACGCTTGATTTCCAAGTATGGAACGGAGGTACACCAGTTGATCCTTTAGGTTGGGTTTCTTATTAA
- a CDS encoding twin-arginine translocase TatA/TatE family subunit, translating to MNTLTILSLSWQHILIVAILLVLLFGGKKIPELMRGVGSGIKEFKDAVKEEDKPGSEKKTSSTDVNNPSSN from the coding sequence ATGAATACATTAACAATATTGTCATTATCTTGGCAACATATCTTAATCGTAGCAATACTTCTTGTGTTACTTTTCGGGGGTAAAAAAATTCCTGAATTAATGAGAGGTGTAGGTTCTGGTATTAAAGAATTTAAAGATGCTGTAAAAGAGGAGGACAAACCAGGTTCTGAGAAAAAAACTTCTTCAACCGACGTTAATAATCCTTCTAGCAACTAA
- a CDS encoding dihydroorotase: protein MKTLIKNVKIVNEGKIVESDILIENDLISKIDSTISDEADQIIDGEGKYLLPGVIDDQVHFREPGLTHKGDIETESRAAIAGGTTSFIDQPNTVPNAVTQELLADKYEIASQKAYANYGFMMGGTNDNLKEVLKTNPRNVPGIKLFLGSSTGNMLVDNPETLENIFSNTKMLIAVHCEDEATIKANTQKYLDEYGEDIPVKFHHLIRSEEACYKSSSKAIELAQKTGARLHVFHLSTAKETELFRNDIPLKDKKITAEVCVHHLTFTNEDYETKGGLIKWNPAVKTQKDKDGLWEALLDDRIDVIATDHAPHTWEEKQNVYTKCPSGAPLVQHSLVVMLENYKNGKISLEKIVEKMSHNPAILFRVEKRGFVREGYKADLVLVDLNENWTVDKENILYKCGWSPLEGMNFHSKVTHTFVNGNLVYDNGKINETKFGERLLFEIKE from the coding sequence ATGAAAACCTTAATCAAAAATGTAAAGATCGTCAACGAAGGAAAGATTGTTGAAAGTGATATTTTAATAGAAAATGATTTAATTTCTAAAATAGATTCTACTATTTCTGATGAAGCAGATCAAATTATTGATGGTGAAGGGAAATATCTTTTACCTGGAGTTATTGATGATCAGGTGCATTTTCGTGAACCGGGTTTGACGCATAAAGGCGATATTGAAACCGAATCCCGGGCTGCAATTGCTGGAGGAACAACAAGTTTTATCGATCAGCCAAACACTGTCCCGAATGCTGTAACGCAGGAATTACTAGCTGATAAGTACGAAATTGCTTCTCAAAAAGCTTACGCAAATTACGGTTTTATGATGGGTGGAACGAATGATAATTTGAAAGAGGTGTTAAAAACAAACCCAAGAAATGTTCCAGGAATTAAATTATTTTTAGGTTCTTCCACAGGAAATATGTTGGTCGACAATCCTGAAACGCTGGAAAATATTTTCAGCAATACAAAAATGCTGATTGCAGTTCATTGTGAAGATGAAGCGACTATTAAAGCCAATACTCAAAAATATCTGGATGAATATGGTGAAGATATTCCTGTGAAATTCCATCATTTAATAAGGAGTGAGGAAGCTTGCTATAAATCTTCATCAAAAGCAATTGAATTAGCGCAAAAGACAGGAGCAAGACTTCACGTTTTTCATTTATCAACAGCGAAAGAAACGGAACTTTTCAGAAATGATATTCCTTTAAAAGATAAAAAAATTACCGCAGAAGTTTGCGTTCATCATCTTACCTTCACCAATGAAGATTATGAGACAAAAGGAGGTTTAATAAAATGGAATCCTGCAGTAAAAACACAAAAGGACAAAGACGGGCTTTGGGAAGCTTTGCTGGATGACAGAATTGATGTAATTGCTACAGATCACGCACCTCATACTTGGGAAGAAAAGCAGAATGTCTACACAAAATGTCCTTCCGGAGCACCTTTGGTTCAGCATTCTTTGGTTGTGATGTTGGAAAATTATAAAAACGGAAAAATTTCTTTAGAAAAGATCGTTGAAAAAATGTCTCATAATCCTGCAATTCTTTTCAGAGTTGAAAAAAGAGGTTTTGTGAGGGAAGGATATAAGGCAGATTTGGTTTTGGTTGACTTAAATGAAAACTGGACGGTTGACAAAGAAAATATCCTTTACAAATGCGGCTGGAGCCCATTAGAAGGAATGAATTTCCATTCTAAAGTTACCCACACTTTTGTTAATGGAAATCTGGTTTATGACAACGGAAAAATTAATGAAACAAAATTCGGAGAGCGTTTGCTTTTTGAAATTAAAGAATAA
- a CDS encoding GH92 family glycosyl hydrolase: protein MKKSGTAVFLFLLFFSLHFKAQKLEKLYQYVNPLIGTEKMGHTYPGATAPFGAVQLSPETDTISYEMNGKYNGDVYKYCAGYRYEDKTIVGFSSTHFSGTGHSDLGDFLVMPTVGKLQLNPGTASNPENGYRSRFSHQNEKAEAGYYKVKLDDHNILAELTATTRVGVHRYTFPKSDQAHIILDLMAGIYNYDGKNVWTYIRVENGNTITGYRQTNGWARTRTVYFAMKFSKPFKSYGQKNYDGKQVYNGFWRKFDQTKNFPEIAGKNLKMYFDFDTNENEAIEVKLAISPVSQANALENLEKEAGNLSFDQVKAKAQEDWSKELNKIVIKGSETEKTNFYTAMYHTFINPTTYTDVNGEYKGLDQNIHKAEGFTNYTTFSIWDTYRALHPFFNIIQPKRNNDMVKSMMAHYNQFSMKMLPIWSHYANDNWCMSGYHSVSVVADAIIKGSYDDDAKEALKACVETANKRDYEGIGQYIDLGYIPAEKSGTSVSNTLEYAYDDWAIAQLAKHLGETEIYNQFIKRSENWKNNFDKTIGFMRPRLADGSFKKDFDLLSTHGQGFIEGNSWNYSFFVPQNPDELMKLMGGKKKFASKLDELFTMHLPDEFFADTEDITREGIIGGYVHGNEPAHHVAYFYNWAGQPWKTQAQIRRILEMQYKATPDGLGGNDDAGQMSAWYILSSLGFYPVAPGSEDYAIGSPAIDNAILNLENGKTFEIEAVNQSPKNAYVEKILLNGKEIKNFTLKHSDIMNGGKLSFYMSSKPKK, encoded by the coding sequence ATGAAAAAGTCTGGAACTGCTGTTTTTCTATTTCTTTTATTTTTTAGTTTACATTTTAAAGCTCAAAAACTCGAAAAATTATATCAATATGTCAATCCATTGATTGGAACAGAAAAAATGGGACATACTTATCCCGGAGCAACTGCACCTTTCGGAGCCGTTCAGTTAAGCCCAGAAACTGATACTATTTCTTATGAAATGAACGGAAAATATAATGGTGATGTATATAAATATTGTGCAGGTTATCGATATGAAGACAAAACGATTGTTGGCTTCAGCTCGACTCATTTCAGCGGAACAGGACATTCCGATTTGGGAGATTTTCTTGTAATGCCGACAGTCGGAAAATTACAACTGAATCCGGGAACCGCTTCCAATCCAGAAAATGGTTACAGAAGCAGGTTTTCACACCAAAATGAAAAAGCAGAAGCAGGTTATTATAAAGTAAAGTTGGATGATCACAATATTTTAGCAGAATTAACAGCGACAACAAGAGTCGGAGTTCACCGTTATACTTTTCCGAAATCTGATCAGGCTCATATCATTTTGGATTTAATGGCTGGAATTTACAATTATGACGGCAAAAATGTCTGGACATACATTCGAGTAGAAAACGGAAATACGATTACAGGTTATCGGCAAACAAACGGATGGGCAAGAACAAGAACTGTTTATTTTGCGATGAAGTTTTCGAAGCCGTTCAAATCTTATGGTCAGAAAAATTATGACGGAAAACAGGTTTACAATGGATTTTGGAGAAAATTTGACCAGACTAAAAACTTCCCCGAAATCGCAGGGAAAAACCTGAAAATGTATTTTGATTTTGACACCAATGAAAATGAAGCCATTGAAGTTAAATTGGCAATTTCGCCTGTAAGTCAAGCAAATGCATTAGAAAATTTAGAAAAAGAAGCCGGAAATTTATCTTTCGATCAAGTCAAAGCAAAAGCTCAGGAAGACTGGAGTAAAGAATTAAATAAAATCGTCATTAAAGGTTCTGAAACTGAGAAAACGAACTTTTATACAGCAATGTATCACACATTTATCAATCCTACAACTTACACGGATGTCAACGGAGAATACAAAGGTTTAGACCAAAACATTCACAAGGCGGAAGGTTTTACGAATTACACAACTTTCTCTATTTGGGACACTTACCGTGCGCTTCATCCATTCTTTAATATCATTCAACCAAAGCGAAATAATGATATGGTGAAGTCGATGATGGCACATTACAATCAGTTTTCCATGAAAATGCTGCCGATTTGGTCACATTATGCGAATGACAATTGGTGTATGAGCGGTTATCACAGCGTAAGTGTGGTTGCGGATGCAATTATTAAAGGAAGTTATGACGATGATGCAAAAGAAGCGTTGAAAGCATGTGTAGAAACTGCCAATAAAAGAGATTATGAAGGCATTGGACAATATATTGATTTGGGATATATTCCTGCTGAAAAAAGTGGAACTTCGGTTTCCAATACGTTGGAATATGCTTATGACGACTGGGCAATTGCACAATTGGCGAAACATTTGGGCGAAACTGAAATTTACAATCAATTTATCAAACGTTCTGAAAACTGGAAGAATAATTTTGATAAAACAATAGGATTTATGCGTCCTCGTTTAGCAGATGGAAGTTTCAAAAAAGATTTTGATTTATTGAGCACTCACGGACAGGGTTTTATTGAAGGAAATTCCTGGAATTACAGTTTCTTCGTTCCACAAAATCCCGATGAATTAATGAAACTGATGGGCGGAAAGAAAAAATTCGCTTCAAAATTGGATGAATTGTTCACGATGCATTTACCCGACGAGTTTTTTGCAGACACGGAAGACATTACAAGAGAAGGAATTATCGGAGGTTATGTTCACGGAAACGAACCGGCGCATCATGTTGCCTATTTCTACAATTGGGCAGGACAACCCTGGAAAACTCAAGCGCAAATCAGACGGATTTTAGAAATGCAATACAAAGCAACTCCCGATGGATTGGGCGGAAACGATGATGCGGGACAAATGAGCGCTTGGTATATTTTAAGTTCGCTTGGTTTTTATCCTGTTGCTCCCGGCTCGGAAGATTACGCAATTGGAAGTCCGGCAATTGATAATGCAATATTAAATCTGGAAAACGGAAAAACCTTTGAAATAGAAGCAGTCAATCAAAGTCCAAAGAATGCCTATGTTGAAAAAATTCTTCTGAATGGAAAAGAAATAAAAAACTTTACACTGAAACATTCTGATATTATGAATGGCGGAAAATTGAGCTTTTACATGAGTTCTAAGCCTAAGAAATAA
- the ribA gene encoding GTP cyclohydrolase II, translated as MIKIQAESNVPTEHGTFRMIALSENENDWMPHMAIVAENTDFSKPVNVRFHSECITGEVFHSKKCECGQQLDAAMKYIHENGGIIVYLRQEGRNIGIINKLKAYSLQEKGFDTVEANLKLGLPADDRNFGVAIDILNLLDVKDINLLTNNPEKVKYVKESNIHLNSRVPLQIPANENSKGYLQTKKDYFGHLLDDNDK; from the coding sequence ATGATTAAAATTCAGGCGGAATCCAACGTTCCTACGGAACACGGCACTTTCCGAATGATTGCTTTATCCGAAAACGAAAATGACTGGATGCCTCATATGGCAATTGTAGCAGAAAATACAGACTTTTCAAAGCCTGTAAATGTGCGTTTCCACTCAGAATGTATTACCGGAGAAGTTTTCCATTCAAAAAAATGTGAATGTGGGCAGCAATTAGACGCTGCAATGAAATATATCCATGAAAATGGAGGAATTATAGTTTACCTTCGACAGGAAGGAAGAAATATAGGGATCATCAATAAATTAAAAGCATATTCTTTACAGGAAAAAGGATTTGATACTGTAGAAGCTAACTTAAAGCTTGGACTTCCCGCAGATGACAGAAACTTCGGAGTGGCCATTGATATTTTAAATTTATTAGACGTAAAAGATATCAACCTTCTTACCAATAATCCCGAAAAGGTAAAATATGTAAAAGAAAGTAATATTCATTTGAACTCAAGAGTTCCTTTACAGATTCCGGCAAACGAAAACAGTAAAGGATATTTACAGACAAAGAAAGATTATTTTGGTCATTTACTCGATGATAATGACAAGTAA
- a CDS encoding sugar phosphate nucleotidyltransferase, which yields MKIIVPMAGRGSRLRPHTLTVPKPLIPIAGKPIVQRLVEDIAKVAGEEIEEVAFIIGDFGSEIEKSLLQIAEKLGAKGSIYYQTDPLGTAHAIKCAEQSMSGDVVIAFADTLFRADFILDKNSDGVIWVKSVEDPSAFGVVKLDNYGFITDFVEKPQTFVSDLAIIGIYYFNSAEKLMDEINYIMDNDIKNGGEYQLTTALENLRAKGAKFSLGKVNDWMDCGNKNATVETNGKILQYEKEEMSHYPSSATIENSLIIQPCFIGENVKILNSKIGPGVSLGNNTTVINSNVHNSLIQENTIIDHGNLSNSMIGNSAQYFGVAREISLGDYSVLDFLSK from the coding sequence ATGAAAATTATTGTTCCTATGGCTGGACGCGGTTCCAGATTACGTCCACATACCTTGACGGTTCCGAAACCTCTTATTCCTATCGCAGGAAAGCCTATCGTACAGAGGTTGGTGGAAGATATTGCTAAAGTTGCAGGAGAAGAAATTGAAGAAGTAGCTTTTATCATTGGAGATTTCGGTTCTGAGATTGAGAAATCTCTTCTTCAGATCGCTGAAAAATTAGGAGCAAAAGGAAGCATTTATTATCAAACCGATCCACTTGGAACAGCTCATGCGATTAAATGTGCCGAGCAGTCTATGAGTGGAGACGTTGTTATCGCTTTTGCAGACACACTCTTCCGTGCAGATTTCATATTAGATAAAAATTCAGACGGTGTTATTTGGGTGAAAAGTGTAGAAGATCCATCGGCTTTCGGAGTTGTAAAATTGGATAATTACGGTTTTATTACAGATTTTGTTGAAAAACCTCAGACTTTTGTATCAGACCTGGCAATTATCGGTATTTATTATTTCAACAGTGCCGAAAAATTGATGGATGAAATTAATTACATCATGGATAATGATATTAAAAACGGAGGCGAATATCAATTAACTACAGCATTAGAAAACCTAAGAGCAAAAGGTGCAAAATTCTCTTTAGGCAAAGTGAATGACTGGATGGATTGCGGAAACAAAAATGCAACCGTAGAAACCAACGGTAAAATTCTTCAATACGAAAAAGAAGAAATGTCACATTATCCAAGTTCTGCAACGATTGAAAACTCATTAATTATTCAGCCTTGCTTTATCGGTGAAAATGTGAAGATATTAAATTCTAAAATCGGGCCCGGAGTTTCATTAGGAAACAATACTACTGTTATCAATTCTAATGTACACAATTCTTTAATTCAGGAAAATACAATTATCGATCACGGAAACCTTTCAAATTCTATGATCGGGAATTCTGCACAGTATTTCGGAGTTGCAAGGGAAATCTCTTTGGGAGATTATTCGGTTTTGGATTTTTTATCTAAATAA
- a CDS encoding lipopolysaccharide biosynthesis protein, with product MKKLLNETIIYGIGAIMPRVILFILNPLYINQIENKDFAIFSNLYALISFVNIMLSFGFETAFFRFSADKDNEKKTFNTSFWFLFGLSTLFLLGCLIFSQSIANTLDYSGNPEYIRWFAWIAFFDNLCVIPFAWLRYNNKPIKYSLVRIVQSFFQTIITVALFLYIPLSVSQGFGLKEKVSFPFYSNLAASILGFLLLLPIIFKVKLQFSTDLFKKMLKYSWPVMIAGLAFMFNENFDKAVQIWYIPGEDAGAYGGCYKLAVLMTLFVTAYRMGIEPFFFKQMSNENAKNTYAKVTEYFTFFASTVAMGIIANISWLKQILIPNSSYWTAIDIIPIIVIANLCFGIYYNFSTWYKVTDKTKVGTVISWLGAVITIVLNLLLLKKYGFMVSAWVTFAAYFIMMITSYLLGQKYYPIPYRIKKMTFFLGLLMAFSFITVYFFDYNFWIGNLLFLIYTAILMYSEKNMLLSKIKR from the coding sequence TTGAAGAAACTTCTCAACGAGACAATTATATATGGAATTGGAGCGATTATGCCGAGAGTGATCCTATTCATTCTTAATCCTCTATATATCAATCAAATTGAAAATAAGGACTTTGCAATATTTTCAAATCTTTATGCATTAATTTCTTTTGTTAATATCATGTTATCTTTCGGTTTTGAAACCGCTTTTTTCCGTTTCTCTGCTGATAAAGACAATGAAAAGAAGACTTTTAACACTTCATTTTGGTTTTTATTCGGATTATCGACACTTTTCCTTTTAGGATGTTTGATTTTTTCTCAGTCAATCGCCAATACATTAGATTATTCCGGCAATCCTGAATATATTCGATGGTTTGCATGGATTGCTTTTTTTGATAATCTTTGCGTTATTCCTTTTGCATGGCTTCGTTACAACAATAAACCAATTAAATATTCTTTGGTAAGGATTGTTCAGTCTTTTTTCCAGACAATTATAACGGTAGCTTTATTTTTATATATACCTTTAAGTGTTTCTCAGGGTTTTGGCTTAAAAGAAAAAGTATCTTTCCCTTTTTATAGTAATTTGGCAGCGAGCATTTTAGGATTTTTATTATTGCTTCCTATTATTTTCAAAGTTAAACTTCAGTTTTCTACCGATCTTTTCAAAAAGATGCTCAAATATTCCTGGCCTGTAATGATCGCCGGTTTAGCGTTTATGTTTAATGAAAATTTTGATAAAGCTGTTCAGATATGGTATATTCCGGGTGAAGATGCGGGAGCTTATGGTGGTTGTTATAAGCTAGCTGTATTGATGACACTATTTGTGACAGCTTATAGAATGGGAATCGAACCATTCTTTTTCAAACAGATGAGCAATGAAAATGCCAAGAATACATATGCAAAAGTGACTGAATATTTTACTTTTTTTGCATCGACTGTTGCAATGGGAATCATCGCTAATATTTCCTGGTTAAAACAGATTTTGATTCCAAACAGTTCATATTGGACAGCAATTGACATTATTCCAATTATTGTTATTGCTAATCTTTGTTTCGGAATTTATTATAATTTCTCAACTTGGTATAAAGTAACTGACAAGACTAAAGTGGGAACAGTTATTTCTTGGTTGGGAGCTGTTATTACGATTGTTTTAAATTTACTATTATTAAAAAAATACGGCTTTATGGTTTCGGCTTGGGTTACTTTCGCAGCGTATTTTATCATGATGATCACATCTTATTTATTAGGTCAAAAATATTATCCAATTCCTTACAGAATTAAAAAAATGACCTTTTTTTTAGGATTATTAATGGCATTCAGTTTTATTACGGTATATTTTTTCGATTACAATTTCTGGATCGGAAATCTTTTGTTCCTAATCTACACCGCAATTTTAATGTATTCCGAAAAAAACATGTTGCTATCTAAAATCAAAAGGTAA
- a CDS encoding DUF4254 domain-containing protein — MNFTETAWKVFNQSIEDYHMTDDVNTLINNPFEKDTLERILYAKNWIDTVQWHLEDIIRDENIDPTEALQLKRTIDASNQKRTDLVEFIDSWFLNKFENITPKPEAKINTETIAWAVDRLSILALKVYHMSLEANRESASEEHRANCKAKLDVLLTQHEDLSTSINQLLTDIENGDVKIKVYKQMKMYNDESLNPILYQKGQQK, encoded by the coding sequence ATGAATTTTACTGAGACTGCATGGAAAGTCTTCAATCAATCTATTGAAGATTATCACATGACTGATGATGTTAACACTCTAATTAATAACCCGTTTGAAAAGGACACTTTGGAACGGATTTTGTATGCTAAGAACTGGATTGATACCGTTCAATGGCATTTGGAAGATATAATTAGAGACGAGAATATTGATCCAACTGAAGCTCTTCAGCTGAAGAGAACCATAGATGCCTCAAATCAGAAAAGAACTGATTTGGTGGAGTTTATAGACAGTTGGTTTCTTAATAAATTTGAAAATATAACTCCTAAACCTGAAGCAAAAATCAATACTGAAACTATCGCATGGGCGGTAGACAGGCTATCAATTCTTGCTTTAAAGGTTTATCACATGTCGTTAGAAGCAAACAGAGAATCAGCTTCAGAAGAACACAGAGCCAATTGTAAGGCAAAATTAGATGTTCTTCTTACACAGCACGAAGACCTGTCAACTTCTATTAATCAGTTGCTTACTGATATTGAGAACGGTGATGTTAAGATAAAGGTGTACAAACAAATGAAAATGTACAACGATGAAAGTCTTAACCCAATCCTCTATCAAAAGGGGCAACAGAAATGA